The sequence AGTCGGCGCCCAGACCGGAGACTTCCAGGATCGGCGCTGCGATCACTTCCTGCGGCGGCGGGCGCGGTGCCGCAGCCGCGACCATTCGCGCCGCCAACGGGCTCGGCGGTCGAGCGAAGAAGGCGTCCGCCGGCGCCAGCGCATCGACCGCGCCGGCGTGCAGCAGCAATACGCGCGCTGCCACGCGACGCACCGCGTGCAGGTCGTGGCTGATGAACAGCACCGCCAGCGCGCGTTCGCGGCGCAGACGATCGAGCAGGTCGAGCACGCCCTGCGCCGCCAGCGGATCGAGGGCGCTGGTGATTTCGTCGGCGATCAGCAGCTGCGGCGACGACGCCAGCGCCAGCGCGATCATCAGGCGCTGGCGCTGGCCGCCGGAAAGCTGATGCGGATAGCGCGCCGCGAACTCGTCTGCTGCATCGAGACCGACCTCGTGCAGCGCCGCGGCGACACTGGTGGCGGATGCGGCCCGACGCAGCGCTTCGTCCAGCTGCACGCCGATGCGGCGCAACGGGTGCAGGCTGGCCGCCGCGTCCTGGAACACCATCGCGATGCTTCGACCGCGCAGTTGGGCGTGGCGCTTCGCCGTCAGCAGCTCGCCATCGAAGCGCAGCGGTCCGCTCACGCTGGCGCCGGGCGGCAGCAGACCGATCAGCGCCCGCGCCAGCGTCGACTTGCCACTGCCGGATTCGCCAAGCACGGCCAGGCATTCGCCCGGTTCCAGATCGAACGCTACCTGGCGCAGGGTTTCAGCACCGCCACGATGGCGCAGCGTGAGCGCGCGAACCGCGAGCAGCGGCGCGCTCATGCGCGCAGGTCGCGACGCGCGCGCAACGCGTCGCCGAGCAAAGTGAAGGCGATCAGCAGCAGCGCCAGGAACGTGGCCGGCGCCAGCAGCACCCAGGGCGCGACCTCCAGTTCCTGCACGCCCTCGGCAAGCAGACCACCGAGGCTGACGGCGGGCTCGTCGAGCCCAAGCCCGAGGAAGCTCAGGAACGACTCGACCAGGATCGCCTGCGGAATCGCCAGGCTCAGATAAACGAAGGCGAAGCCGAGCAGGTTCGGCGCGATGTGCCGCGTCAGCAGCCACCACGGCCCCGCTCCGAGCGCGCGCGCCGCCTGCACGAACGGCAGCACGCGCAGGCGCGCGGCCTCGGCGCGCAGCATGCGCGCCAGGTCGATGCTGGCGTAAGCCCCGACCGCGAGCACCAGCAGCACGCCGCTGCGCCCGAACAGAGTCAGCAGCAGCACCACGATCAGCAGGAACGGCAGCGCTGAGACCACGTCCAGCGCACGCATCATGCCCCGCTCGCTGGCGCCGCCCAGCGTTCCGGCGAGCGCGCCATAGGCGAGGCCGAATACCAGCGCGCACAGGCCGGCGCCGAAGCCGAGCAGCAGCGACACGCGCCCGGCCAGCAGCGTGCGCACGAACACGTCACGGCCGATCGCATCCGATCCGAGCCAGTGCCCATGCGCCCAGCCGGGCGCGATCTGCAGCAACTCCCAATCGTTGTGCCAGGCATCGAACGGCCGCAGCAACGGCCCGACCAGGCTGGCCAGCGCCAGCAGCACGAACAACACGATGGCGCCGCGCAGGCTGATCCTCATGCGATCGCCTCCTGCGGGGCTGAGCCTGTCGGACCCACGCAGGTGGTCCGTTCGGGCTGAGCCTGTCGAAGCCCGCTCGCACGGGGGAATGCGTCTCGGGTCTTCCGCGATCGCCCTTCGACAGGCTCAGGGCGAACGGTATGTTGGGGCGAACCGACGTTCAACGCGGCAGCAGCGCCGCCAGATCGAGCCCGGCCAGGCGGCGCGGCACACCGAGCCAGTTGCCCTGCGCGTACTCGATGCCGCAGCGGCGCAGCGCCGCGAGGGTGGCGAAGGAATCGACGTGCTCGCCAATCACCGCCAGCTTCATCGATTTGGCCAGTCCGGCGATCGAGGCGACCATGGTGTGATCGAGCTCGTTGTCGGCCATGCCTTCGACGAAGCTGCCCTCGATCTTGACGAAGTCCACCGGCAGGTGGCGCAGGTGCGTGAATGAGGAGAAGCCGGTGCCGAAATCATCGAGCGCGAAGCGGCAGCCGATCTCGCGCAGCTGGTTCATGAAGCGACGCACGGTGTGCATCGAGGTCATCTCGCTGGTCTCGGTGATCTCGAACACCAGCGCGCGCGGCGGCACGTTCGAGGCACGGATGGCATTGGTGATCAGTGCCATCGACTCGGAGTCGGCCAGCGTCTGGTTGGACAGATTGATGTTGAAGGCGATGCGCCCGACCAGGTCGGCGCGTTCGCCAAGCTCGGCCAGCGCGTGCTGCACCACCCACAGGTCGATCTTCGGCATCATGCCGACACGCTCGGCGAGCGGCACGAACACACCCGGCGACACCTGCTCGCCGCGGCGGTCGCGCATGCGCAGCAGCAGCTCGCACAGAATCTCGTGCCCGGGCGCACCCAGGCGCCAGCCATCACGCTCGCCGATCGCCGCCTCTTCGTGCGCCAACGCCGCCAACGGCACGATTGGCTGCACCTCGAACTCGAAGCGGTTCTCCTCGATGGTGTCGCGCAGCTTCGCGGTCCAGCCGGCTTCGAGTTCGCGCGCGATGCGCGTGTCCTGTTCGCCGACCCAGATCTGGGTCTGGTCGCGACCACGATGCTTGGCGGTCTTGCAGGCGACGCGCGCGTGCTCGAGCACGTACTCGGCGCTCGGCGTGTCGCGCGAGACCACGGCGACGCCGAGCGACACGGTAGCGTTGCGCTGGTGCTGGTTGACGGTGAAGCGGCAGCTGTGCGCCAGCTCGCGGAAACTGTCGGCGAGCGTGAACAGGTTGTCGAGCTGGGCGCCCGTGAGCAGCAGCGCCAGACGGTCGCCCTCCAGGCGCGCGAGCAGATCGCCTTCGCGCAGGTGCTTGCCGAGCACCTGGGCCAGATCGGCGACCAGGCGATCACCAACCGCGGGTCCGCCGGCATCGACGATGTGGGTGTAGCGGTCGATGTCGAAATACAGCAATGCGCCGTAGCCGCCGTGCTCGCGCCGGCGCGCGATGTCCTGCGCCAGCAGCTGCGCGAAGTGACGGCCGTTGTAGAGCCCGGTGAGCGGGTCGTGGATCAGCTCCCAGCGCAGCTGCTCGGTGTTCTTGCGCTCGCCGATGTCGCGGAACACCACCACGGAGCCCTCGCGGCGGGCACCGATGGTCAGCGGCAGCACCGACACTTCAACCGGCACCGCCACCCGTTCGACGTCCCAGAACACGGTCTCGATGCGCGCCACCGACTCGCCGCTGCGATACACCTGCAACAGCGGCGAATCGGCGTCGCGCACCGGCTTGCCGTGTTCATCGGAGTGGTGGATGGCGTGCTGCGCGTTCATGCCGATGAGCGCGGCCTCGTCGTCGTGGCCGAGGATGCGCAGCGCCATCGGATTGACGAAGTTGATGATGCCGTCCTGGTCGACGCCAAACACGCCATCGCCGACCGAACCGAGGATGCCGTCGAGGCGCTGCTTTTCGGACTGCGCATTCTTCTGCATGCGGATCTGGCGTGCCAGCCCGCCCATGCGCGCCAGGAACAGCTCCTTGGCCTCGTTCTTGAACGTGCACTCGACCGCTCCGGCTTCGAGGCAGCGCTTGATGATGTCCTCGCGATAGGTGCCGGTGATCATCGCCACGGCGGCGCCTGCGGTCGCCGGCAACGCCTTCAGGCGCCGGCACAGCTCATCGCCGCTGCCGTCGGGCAGGAAATAGTCGAGGATGAACAGGTCGTAGGACGCGCTGGTCGCCTTGGCAAAAGCCTCGGCAATGCTGCCGGCGACGTCGCAGTCATAGCCGTTGCGTTCCAGCAGCTGCCGATAAGCGAGGCGGATGCTGGCCGAATCGTCGACGAACAGCACGCGCACGCCGAGGCGCTCGCTCGGTTCCGGCGCCACCGCAGGTTCTGGTGTCGCCTCGGCCATGGCGCCGACGGCGGTAGCCCCCGGCATGGCGGGCCGCGCCTCGGCGGCGGGTGCCGCGGCGTTCGGCAGCAGCTGGCGCATGACCGCAGGAATGCGCGAGAAGCCAGCCCACAGCAGGAACACCGCGTCGGCGCGCTCAGCGGCGAAGGCATCGATCAGCGGGTGCTTCTCGTGCCCGAGCACCAGCACTGCTGTCTTGCGCATGCGCGGATTGCGCAGGTACAGCAGCAGGTCCTCGAAGTCGCGGCTCATGCGCGCCGGCGCACCGAGGATCAACAGCGCATAGGGCTGCCCCATGTCGGTGGCGCGACCGAGATGGTCGAGGGTATCGGCGTAACTCGAAAGCTCCGACCACGAGCCGATCTGCGCCGCCTGCAGCGTGCGCGTGAGCAGATGATGCAATGTCGCCGAACGCTCGACGACCAGGATGCCAGTCACGCCATTCTCCCCAATCCCTTGAACCACAGCATCGCCCAGGCGGGCCCGGCATTCTGGCGACGAAGGCGCGGTTTCGGCAAGCTGTGGCGAGGCATTGGCCAGCAGTGGTAGCGGCTCAGTTCGAAATATTCTCGATCCGCTCAATCAGCGCCAGCGAATCGAGCACATTGAACGATCCCCAGCACTCCGTGGCCAGCGTGGTTCCTTGCGGAGGGAATCCGGCCTGGACGACCTTCTTGCCCATCGTCTGGATGTATTCGACCGCAGGAATCATGTCGGCATCCAAGCTCCCGAGAACGGCAGCGTCGTAGGAGTTCGATAGCCCCAGACGCAAGAGGTCGGTCACCAGGTAGGTATCCACACCTTTTTCCTCGGTTGCAACGATTGGCTGTCCGCACCCGGAATGCGGGCAATGAGTGATCTCCTGATGGCAAGCCGGGCACTTCTGCGCCCCCTTTCTGCGTCTTTCACGAATCTGGACATTCACCCCGGGTTGGCGATCGAGCCATGTTGTCGCCCAGTTCTTGAATTTCCTGCCTTCGTCGGTCGCCGGGTTGAACGAGGTATAGACGTAGCAGCCCTGGTAGGAGAGGCTGGACTGCTCCACAGCGAGGACGCGGCAGGCTTCCCCGGCAAGGATCGGACCCAAATCCTTCCAGTTCACCTTCACCCGAACTTCCTTGAATCCGCGCTTGGCTGCAACCTTGGTGTTGAGCGTCAGCTGGAAATTCCAGTAGTCGATGAACACAGCAATTCTCATGATCCGCCCCTCGATTGACTGCGTGCCAGCGAGACTATAGATTTCCGCCATTGAAACCCATCCGTCGTGCCCTGTTCGGGCTCTATCTACGCCGGATCATTGAACCCCCAAGGGGCGCGTATGCGCCCCTTGTGTTTTTTACCGCCCCAGCCTCAACGCTGGAACAGGGCAGCGGCGGCCGGGCGGGCCTTGAGGCGGGCGTGGTAGGCGGCGAGTGCGGGGTATTCGGCGAAGTTCACGTCGCAGCGCTGTTGCAGGTCGAGGCCGTGGCCGAGCAGGATGTCGGCGATGCTGAAGCGCCCGCAGACCCATTCGCGATCGAGCATGCGCCGGTCAAGGGTGGCCAGATGCACCATCAGGCGCTGGGTCGAAGCCTCGAGCATGGCGGCGTCGGGCTGGAACATCTTGTAGACCATGAGCGGATAGGTGGCGGCGTCAAGCGTGCTCGCTGCGAAGAAATACCAGCTCAGGAACTCGGCGCGACCGGGCTCACCTTCGAACACCGCGAGCCGAGCTTCACGATGGCGCTCGGCCAGGGTCAGGCAGATCGCCGCGGAATCGAATTGGGTGACGCCATCCTGCACGATCGCCGGCACCAGGCCGGTCGGATTGACGCGGCGATAGGCCTCACCGCGATGCTCGCCGGCGCGCGCGTCGAGCCGGTGTTCTTCGATGGCGATGCCGAGTTCATTGGCGAGCCAGCGCACGCGCGAACCACGGTCGAAGGGCACGAAGCTGTACAGCTGGATCGATTCGCTCATGACGGGCTCCGAAGGCGGGACTGCAGGGTAGCCGATGCGCTTGACCGCGGGCAGTTCCGGCGCGAGTCTGCGCGCCCCGGACGGATGCCGCACATGCTCGATCTCGCCACCCTCACTCCTGCCCAGTTCGAGCCGCTGCTCGGCCGCCGCTTTGCGGTGAACGGCAACGCCGACGTGCTCGAACTGCTGGCGGTGACCCGGCTGCAGTCGCCCTCACCGCGCACCGAGCCGTTCTCGTTGACCTTCGGTTCGAACACGCACCAGTTGCTGCAGTCCACGTTTCGGCTGGCGCATGCCGATCTGGGCGAGCTCGACGTGTTCCTGGTGCCGCTGCAGCCGGACGCGCGCGGCGCGCTCTACGAGGCGGTGTTCAACTGAAGCGCGGGCGGGGTCCAGCCGAGGAAGTGGTAGACGCCGCGGTCCTCGATCCGTTCGAAACCGAGACGCGCGTACAGGCGTTGCGCCGGGTTGTTCGGCTCGACGTGCAGGGTGATGCGGCGCGCCTGGCGCGCCGCCACCTGCATCAGCGCGTGCAGCAACTCCTGGCCGATGCCACGCCCGCGCCAGGCCGGCAGCAAGGCGATGTCCATCAACCGGAATTCGCCGGGCGACGCGTACAGGTAGGCGCGCCCGAACGGCTCGCCGCCGCATTCGAGCAGCGCGAGCAACGCACCCGCGTAGTTCTGGCGGTAATGCGCCGCCTGCAGCCGCGACTGCTCGTGCAGGAAACCGTGCTTGGCCGCTTCCGGCCACGGCAGCGGTGCGAGTTCGTGCCACCGCGTCGTTGCATACAACGCATCGACGAAGGGCTGATCGGCCGCGCCCTCCTCGCGCCAGCTCCAGCCCTGCCCTTTGACGGCGAGCGCCGCGACCATCGCGTCGAGCGCCTGCTCCAGCAGCGAACGACTCACGCCGCGACTGCACCCACGTCGATGTCGATCACGGCGATGTCGAAACCGTCGCGGCTCAGCGTCAGGCAATAGCTGCCCGCGGACAGCACCGAGCCGGAGCCGGCGGATGCGGCACAGGCGGCGGTGGCGACGCAGTCGTCGTGCACACGCCCGTTCGCTGCCTCGAAGCCGATCAGTCGGCGCGGGTCCACCGGCAAGCGCAGCCGCTGGCTCGCGCCGGTGGCTCCGAATGAGGCCAGATCGAAGGCCTGCGCGCCGGCATCGGTCGCGAACCAGGCGCGCACGCGCAGCGGCTCGCGCTGTGCGACCAGCGCGCGCGGTGCGACGCGCAATTGCAGCCCCGCGCCGGTTGCGACGGGCTGGCTGCCATCGGTGACGCGATCGAGGCGCATCGCAAACTCTTCGGTGGGCGGCGTGGCAAGCACCCGCGCCGCCGGAGCCAACAAGCTGGCGCAAGCACCGACGCAGGCGGCATTCCTCAGGAACGATCGACGTTGCATGGGATTCTCCTCAGGTGCGCGGCGGGAACACGCCTTGCAGCGCGATGCAGAAGCTCAGGGTCAGGTACGGCATCAGGTTATTGTGCGGCAAGTCGCCCCCCGCAGGTGCGAGCGCCTGCCCCGAAAATGCGCTGGGCGGATTGCCCGACTGCGCCGCGTAAATCGGATTGGTGCCGACCTGCCGACCCAGGGCGTTGTTCGTGGGGATCTTGTTGCCTTCTTCATCCGTCTGGGCATTCGACATCTGCACCGCGTGCACGTGCACCGGTAGTTCCGATTCCAGCAGGCTGACGGTCTGGCTACCACCAGTTTCGCCCAGGTCGTGCAGGCTCAGCCCGGGTCCTTGTCCGGGATGCATCGCCGCGTTGCCCTGCAGGTCGGGAAGCGCGAAATTCGACTTGCCGTTGCCGCCATAGGTCGTGCCGAGCAGTGAAAACAATGCGGTGTTCTGCGATAGCGGGAGCAGTTGCCCGTCGCAGAAGGCCCATCCGCGCGGCGCGAAATTGAATGGGAAGATGCGGATTTCCGCTACAAAGGGATCAGCCATAAATTGCTCCTGGAGTTCAGACCATTTCCGCCGATGCATTCACCTTGAGAAACAGGATTTGCAGGCTTCAATCAGGTCGGCGACGGAAAGATTCCAAACAGGGAAATGATGAAGTTCAGGCACAGATAGGGCTGAAAGTTGTTGTGCGGCTGACTGCCGCCGACCGCGCCGACCGTCGGCGCCAGGGGCACGAACGGCCCCGTTGGAACGTAGGCATCGATCGAGGTTGGACTGGCCAGAACATTGTTTCCGGGCGAGTTGTCGGTGGCTGCCGCCGAGGTCGCCAGCAGCGGGTGGGTGTGTGCTGCGATCTGGTTCGTGGTCAACGTGACCTGTTCGACACCGGTGGCTTCGGCGAGTTGGTAGTTGCCCAGACCCGGCCCTTGGCCGAAATGAATCGGCAAGCGGCCGCGCAGGTCCGGCAGCGAGAACGTGGACTGCCCGTCTCCGCCGTAGGTGGTGCCGATCAGCTGGAACAAGGTTTCGTTCTC comes from Lysobacterales bacterium and encodes:
- a CDS encoding phage tail protein — encoded protein: MADPFVAEIRIFPFNFAPRGWAFCDGQLLPLSQNTALFSLLGTTYGGNGKSNFALPDLQGNAAMHPGQGPGLSLHDLGETGGSQTVSLLESELPVHVHAVQMSNAQTDEEGNKIPTNNALGRQVGTNPIYAAQSGNPPSAFSGQALAPAGGDLPHNNLMPYLTLSFCIALQGVFPPRT
- a CDS encoding EAL domain-containing protein encodes the protein MTGILVVERSATLHHLLTRTLQAAQIGSWSELSSYADTLDHLGRATDMGQPYALLILGAPARMSRDFEDLLLYLRNPRMRKTAVLVLGHEKHPLIDAFAAERADAVFLLWAGFSRIPAVMRQLLPNAAAPAAEARPAMPGATAVGAMAEATPEPAVAPEPSERLGVRVLFVDDSASIRLAYRQLLERNGYDCDVAGSIAEAFAKATSASYDLFILDYFLPDGSGDELCRRLKALPATAGAAVAMITGTYREDIIKRCLEAGAVECTFKNEAKELFLARMGGLARQIRMQKNAQSEKQRLDGILGSVGDGVFGVDQDGIINFVNPMALRILGHDDEAALIGMNAQHAIHHSDEHGKPVRDADSPLLQVYRSGESVARIETVFWDVERVAVPVEVSVLPLTIGARREGSVVVFRDIGERKNTEQLRWELIHDPLTGLYNGRHFAQLLAQDIARRREHGGYGALLYFDIDRYTHIVDAGGPAVGDRLVADLAQVLGKHLREGDLLARLEGDRLALLLTGAQLDNLFTLADSFRELAHSCRFTVNQHQRNATVSLGVAVVSRDTPSAEYVLEHARVACKTAKHRGRDQTQIWVGEQDTRIARELEAGWTAKLRDTIEENRFEFEVQPIVPLAALAHEEAAIGERDGWRLGAPGHEILCELLLRMRDRRGEQVSPGVFVPLAERVGMMPKIDLWVVQHALAELGERADLVGRIAFNINLSNQTLADSESMALITNAIRASNVPPRALVFEITETSEMTSMHTVRRFMNQLREIGCRFALDDFGTGFSSFTHLRHLPVDFVKIEGSFVEGMADNELDHTMVASIAGLAKSMKLAVIGEHVDSFATLAALRRCGIEYAQGNWLGVPRRLAGLDLAALLPR
- a CDS encoding NYN domain-containing protein; translated protein: MAEIYSLAGTQSIEGRIMRIAVFIDYWNFQLTLNTKVAAKRGFKEVRVKVNWKDLGPILAGEACRVLAVEQSSLSYQGCYVYTSFNPATDEGRKFKNWATTWLDRQPGVNVQIRERRRKGAQKCPACHQEITHCPHSGCGQPIVATEEKGVDTYLVTDLLRLGLSNSYDAAVLGSLDADMIPAVEYIQTMGKKVVQAGFPPQGTTLATECWGSFNVLDSLALIERIENISN
- a CDS encoding ABC transporter ATP-binding protein, with translation MSAPLLAVRALTLRHRGGAETLRQVAFDLEPGECLAVLGESGSGKSTLARALIGLLPPGASVSGPLRFDGELLTAKRHAQLRGRSIAMVFQDAAASLHPLRRIGVQLDEALRRAASATSVAAALHEVGLDAADEFAARYPHQLSGGQRQRLMIALALASSPQLLIADEITSALDPLAAQGVLDLLDRLRRERALAVLFISHDLHAVRRVAARVLLLHAGAVDALAPADAFFARPPSPLAARMVAAAAPRPPPQEVIAAPILEVSGLGADYARQPALREVSFALAHGAALGVVGASGSGKSTLARVLLALQRGHAQSLRIAGADPFALGGAARKAWRRKVQIVFQDPGSALDPRLRVADCLSEPLALHGHGARADWPQRVGELLAAVQLAPELAQRLPHQLSGGQKQRVAIARALALDPEVLVCDEALSALDRSVQAGILDLLQQLQRERKLTLVFISHDLAAVRALCDRILVLEHGRVVEHGATAAVLSDPQHAHTRALIAAAGAPLHCADADTRAWPA
- a CDS encoding phage tail protein is translated as MAQPYVGEIRIFAGNFAPAGWMFCEGQLLPISENETLFQLIGTTYGGDGQSTFSLPDLRGRLPIHFGQGPGLGNYQLAEATGVEQVTLTTNQIAAHTHPLLATSAAATDNSPGNNVLASPTSIDAYVPTGPFVPLAPTVGAVGGSQPHNNFQPYLCLNFIISLFGIFPSPT
- a CDS encoding GNAT family N-acetyltransferase, with protein sequence MSRSLLEQALDAMVAALAVKGQGWSWREEGAADQPFVDALYATTRWHELAPLPWPEAAKHGFLHEQSRLQAAHYRQNYAGALLALLECGGEPFGRAYLYASPGEFRLMDIALLPAWRGRGIGQELLHALMQVAARQARRITLHVEPNNPAQRLYARLGFERIEDRGVYHFLGWTPPALQLNTAS
- a CDS encoding glutathione S-transferase family protein; this encodes MSESIQLYSFVPFDRGSRVRWLANELGIAIEEHRLDARAGEHRGEAYRRVNPTGLVPAIVQDGVTQFDSAAICLTLAERHREARLAVFEGEPGRAEFLSWYFFAASTLDAATYPLMVYKMFQPDAAMLEASTQRLMVHLATLDRRMLDREWVCGRFSIADILLGHGLDLQQRCDVNFAEYPALAAYHARLKARPAAAALFQR
- a CDS encoding ABC transporter permease, coding for MRISLRGAIVLFVLLALASLVGPLLRPFDAWHNDWELLQIAPGWAHGHWLGSDAIGRDVFVRTLLAGRVSLLLGFGAGLCALVFGLAYGALAGTLGGASERGMMRALDVVSALPFLLIVVLLLTLFGRSGVLLVLAVGAYASIDLARMLRAEAARLRVLPFVQAARALGAGPWWLLTRHIAPNLLGFAFVYLSLAIPQAILVESFLSFLGLGLDEPAVSLGGLLAEGVQELEVAPWVLLAPATFLALLLIAFTLLGDALRARRDLRA